In the Halorubrum ruber genome, CCGGCCTCGACGACGCCGAGGAGTGGGACGACCTCGAGACCCACGAGCAGCTCCGCGCGCAGGGGTACTACGACGTGCTCGGCCACTACAAGGACTTCCCGGTCGAGTGGGCCGCGCTGAAGGAGCACGAGGCGCAGGGGAACGTCGACATGATCCTGCTCGCGCTCGACTCGCTGCAGTCCGAGTTCATGGAGCGCCACTGCCTGGAGGCGTTCGAGCGGATGGGCAAGCGCGGCAAGACCGAAGACTCCGTTCAGGAGATCCTCGGCCGCGCCGAGAAGCGCGACCAGCCCGCGATCCGGATCCTCGGGAAGATGGCGGCCGCGAAGGCGACCGACACCCTCGTCGAGTACGTCGGCGAGGACTCGAACCCGCAGCTCCAGAAGACCGTGTTCAAGGCGCTCGGCGAGATCGGCGCGCCGGAGGCCGTCCAGCCGCTCGCGAACCAGCTCGACCCCGACGGCGACACCGACGAGCTGGTCCGCCCTCACGCCGCCCGCGCGCTCGGGCTGATCGGCGACGCGCGCGCCGTCGACCCGCTCGCCGACGCGCTCGAAGACGACCCGTCCGACGACGTCCGCGCGGCCGCCGGCTGGGCGCTCCGGCAGATCGGGACCCGCGAGGCGCTCGAAGCGGTCGCCGAGTACGCCGACGAACACTCCTTCGTCGTCTCGACGGAGGGAGAGAAGGCCGAGCGCGCGCTCGACGAGGCCGAGCCCGCGCCGACGGCCTGAGGGGCGCACTCCTCTCTCCCGCAGCGGTCGCGAACCCTTTTAGCCGATACAGGCGCCACGCTCGCCGTGTCACCCCGTCGTCCGAGCCGCCGGTCCCGCGTCGCCGCGCTCCTCTTGCTCGTCGCCGCGGCGACTGTCGCCTGCTCGCTTCCGGCCGCGGCCGCCCCCGTCGGCGCCGCCGCCCCGGTCGACGAGGTCGAGCCCACCTCAGCCAACGCCTCCGCCGACGCCCGCGGCGAGCCGCGAATCGTCGAGCTGTACCCGAACCCGACCACGGCGGAGAACCGCGGCGAGTACCTCGTCGTCTCGCTGCCCGAGCGCGGGAACTGGTCGCTCTCGGACGGCTACTACGACACCGAAATTCCGGCGAACGCGAGCGGCCGGGTGACGCTGTCGATGGCCCCGAACCGGACCGCGTCGATCCTCGCCGGCGATTCGGGGACGGCCGCCGCGGTCGCGGACCGGCGTCAGATTCGCCGCCTGACCGACTACTTCCCGCTGTCGGCGTCGGGCGACCGGATCGAACTCCGCCGTAACGGGCGCGCGGTCGACGTCGTCGCCTACGACCGCGCCAGCGAGGGGCACCGCTGGCGCGCCTCGTGGGGCGAGTGGCGCCCCCGCGGCTACGATCCCCGCTCCCCGGAGTCGACCGCGGACGCGGCCGTGACGCCCTTCGTCCTCCCCGACAGCCCGGGAATTCCGGTCGAGCCGCTCCGGAGCGCAGACGAGCGCCTGTTCGTCGCCGGCTACACGCTGACCTCGGAGCGAATCGTCGGGACGCTCGTCGCGGCCGCCGACCGCGGGGTGCGCGTTCGCGTGCTGCTCGAGGGGTCGCCGGTCGGCGGGTTCCCAGCGCGGAGCGCACCGCTGATCGACCGGCTGACGGCCGCCGGCGTCGAGGTCCGGATCCTCGACGGCGAGGTCGAGCGGTTCCGCTTTCACCACCCGAAGTACGCGGTCGCGGACGACCGCGCCGTCGTGCTCACGGAGAACTGGAAGCCGTCCGGCACGGGCGGACACAGCAACCGCGGGTGGGGCGTCGTCGTGGGCGGCGACGGCGAGACGGGGGACGACGAGACGGCGGACGGCACCGGAGCCGACCGGAGCGCGGCGGTCGCGGACGACCTAGCCGCCCTGTTCCTTGCCGACTTCCGGGCCCACGACGCGCGGTCGTGGCGCGCCTTTCGCGCCGATACGGAGTTCCACGGGGCGGGCGAGCGAACGGCTCATACCCGACGCGGTTCGACGCGCCCGCGCAGCCGGCGGCGGCGAACGTGACCGTCCTCACCGCCCCGGGCAACGCCGCCGACCGGATCGTCGCGCGGATCGACGCCGCCGACGAGCGGGTGCTCGCGGTCGTGCCGCGCGTGGGCGGGCCGAACGACCGGATCGTCCGCGCGCTCCGGCGCGCGGCCGACCGCGGGGTCGACGTCCACCTGCTGCTCTCGGACGCGTGGTACGACCGCGAGGCGAACCGGAACCTCTCGAAGCGGCTCGCGGACGAACCGATCGCGGTCGACCTCGCGGAGCCGCGCGGTCGGTTCGGGAAGGTCCACGCGAAGGGGCTCGTCGTCGACGACGCCGCGGTCGTCGGGAGCCTCAACTGGAACCCGAGCGCGGAGACGAACAACCGCGAGGTGTTGCTCGCGGTGGAAAACGAGTCGGTGGCGGACTTCTACGCTCGCGCCTACGCGGCGGACTGGCGCGGTGGCGGGATTCAGCTTCCGATCGCCTTCCTCGGCGGCTTCGGCGCCGCGCTTGCGGGGGCCGGCGCGGTGGTTCGGCGGGAGGTCACGTTCGGCTGAGAAACGGGCTCGGTGCGAACGGCCGCAGCGAGCCGCCCGTTGGCAGTGTCGAGGGCCGGACCGATTGCGGTCAGTCGTCGAGCGCGATCGTCGACGAGAGCGCCTCGTCGATCTCCGCGCCCGCCATCTTCTCGACGAGCGTCTCGATCACCTCGCTCCGGCGGCCCTTCACGAACTTGATGGAGCCGACGACGAGGTGCCCGCCGCCGGAGACGCCGGCCTCGGGCAGCTCCTCGTTCAGCTCGGTCACCATGTTCGGGATGTCGAGCCGGACGCCGTCCGAGCGGAGGACGCAGAAGTCGGGGCCGTAGCCGATGGTGATGACGGGGTCGCCGGTCTCTTTCACCTTCGCGTCGTGGAGTTCACCGGTGGTCTTGCCCGGTGCGGGGTAGGTGAACCGGTGGGCGTACTCGTCGAGGTCGATCCGGTAGAGGTGCGCGCCGGAGGCGAGCCGCTCGTGTTCGACGTGGTCGTCGACGGCGTCGAGCTGGCGCTCCACGTCCCGTTCGGCGCGCTCCGAGAGGAACTCGACGAGCTCCTCGTGCCGCTCCTCGTCGTCACAGCCCACATTCAGGGCGTCGTTGACGAGCGTCTTCCCTTCGGAGTAGCGGAGCCAGTGGGCCGCGTAGTCGAGCGCCTCCCCGATGTCGAGGAGGTCGGACTCGTCGTACCCCGCCTCCTCGGCGAGCGCGACGTAGTCGTCCATCGCCTCCGCCTTCGAGCGGTCGGAGAGGCCGGCGACCGCCGGCACGTGTTCGAGCTCCTCGGTGAGCGACGGGTCGATCAGGCGGGCGAGCTCGACGCACATCATCCCCGTCGTGACCCGGTAGTCCTCGCCGTGGAGGTACGGGTTGACGTGGGCGTCGAGCAGCGGCTCGACCGCTTCGGGGTCGGGGTGGTGGTGGTCGACCGCTGCGATGGGGATGTCGTAGTGCGCGAGGTTCTCGTAGGCCGGCACGTCCTCCTCGGTCGACCCGTTGTCGAGCATTAGGAGGAAGGGGAGCTTCTGGCCGTGGCGGGCGCGACCCTCCAAGGCGAAGTTGAGGTCGCGGGTGACGTCTTCCATCTCGTAGTAGGGCGCCTTGCTCGGGAGCCGCTTGAAGAGGTGGCGCGGCGAGTCGGGGTCACCGTGGACCTCCTCGATCAGGTTCTCCAAGGCGAGCTGGACCGGGATCGCGGCGCACATCCCGTCGCCGTCGGCGTGGTGGCGGACGCGGATCGGGCGGCCGGCGAGCACGGTCCGGCGGAGGAGCCGGGCGAGTTCGCGGAGGTCCTCGTGGATCGGTTCGAACGCCTCCCAGTCGACGAGGGGGTCGACGTCGGCGGGCTCGGCGCGCTCCTCGAGGGCCGCCTCGAAGCGCTCGCGGGCCTCGGCGGCGCGCTCGTCGGGCAGTCGCTTCAGCGAGTCGACCTCCAGCTGGAGCGCGTCCTCGCGGCTCTCTATCGTGCCCGCGACGTGGACCATGTCGCCGACCTCGACCTCGGGGTACGCCCGGACGCCGGCGGACTCGAAGGCGGCACAGGAGAGGACGCCGGAGGCGTCCGCGACGGCGAATATGGTGGGACCGCCCGTCTGTTTCGCCTGGACGACCTCGCCCTCGACGGTCACCTCGTCGCCCGGGGTCAGGCCGCGGACTCGTGAGACCGTCGGCTCGTGGGCGACGGCCTCGGTGCGGTAATCGTCGGGGTCGACGTCGTCGAACGCGATGTCGCCGTTCTCCTTCACCTCGGTGAGCCGGACGATCAGCCGGTCGCCGACCGCGTACTCGCCGTCGAGGTTCGACTCGTGGACGAGTCCGCTCACGGCGTCGGAGAGGTCGACGAACACGCCGTAGTCGACGACGCCGTTGACCTCCGCGTGATACAAGGCGTCGGCCTCCGCGTCTTCGAGGGTACAGTCGGGCGCCAGGTCGTAGACGGTCGGCCGGTCGTCGGTTGCGTTCTGCGATCGGTCGTCGGTCGCGTGATCCGGCCGGTCGTCGGCCGTCCCCTCCGCGGCGTCGGCGTCGGGTTCGGGGCTCGAATCGCCCCGCGTGCCGGAATCCCCGGCGGTGTTTTCGCTCATGGACACGTCTCGGGAACGGCCGGTGTTAAGCCTGTTCTCTCGGGGCTCACGGCTCCGGGCTCCGCTCGTCGGTGGCCGAGAGACCGCCCCCGCGTCCCGCGGTCCGGAACCCCTATGAGGCGACGGCGACTTGTCTCGCTCATGCGACTGTTCCGCTCGGACGAGCTCCTCGGGATCGCCCGAGAGACCCTGGAGTTCGTGCTCGAGGCGAGCGAGGAGACGCACCCCAACGAGTACATGGGGTTCCTCCGCGCGGACGACGCCCGGAAGCTGGACCTCGACCGGGAGGGCCAGGTGATCACCGACGTGCTCGTCATCCCGGGGACGGAGTCGAGCCCGACGAGCGCTACCGTCCGCACCAACATGAAGCCGAACGACATGCGGTCGGTCGGCTCGGTCCACTCGCACCCGAACGGCGCGCTGCGCCCGAGCGACGCCGACCTCGCCACGTTCGGACAGGGGAAGGTCCACATCATCGTCGGCGCCCCCTACGGCTGGGGCGACTGGAAGGCGTTCGACAACGACGGGACCCAGACCACCCTCGACGTGCTCGACGTGGAGGTGCCCGACGAGCACTTCTTCGATTTCACACAGGCGGACATCGATCGCGAGCTGGACGAGCGCGACTCCGGCGGCTTCCTCTCGTGGTTCAGATGACGCGGGTCGTCGCGCAGGGGACGTTCGACCTGCTCCATCCCGGCCACGTTCACTACTTAGAGGACGCGGCGACGTACGGCGACGAGCTCCACGCCATCGTCGCCCGCCGCACCAACGTCACGCACAAGCCGGAACCGATCCTCTGTGCCCGCCAGCGGCGCGACATGGTCGAGGCGCTCGACGCGGTCGACGAGGCCCACCTCGGCGACCCCGAGGACGTGTTCGTCCCGATCGAGCGGCTCGACCCCGACGTGATCGTGTTGGGGTTCGACCAGCACCACGACGAGGCCGACATCGCCGACGCGCTCGACTCGCGTGGGATCGACTGCCGCGTCGAGCGCGCGTCGGGGCGGGAGCCGAAGTACGAGGACGAGCTGCTCTCCAGCGGCGACATCGTCGACCGCATCCTGCGCGAGCGCGGCGAGCGCGGCGAAGACGGCGACGCGACATCTCCGTAGACAACGCGACGCCCTCGTAGGTCACGGCCGCGGAGCCATCCGACCGCGGGGAAACGTGAGGACCCCGACGGGTGCGGAAGCGCGGGGTCTAAATGGACTGACTCCCAAACCGAGGTGAGTGAAGATTCCCGACAAGTTCCCCGCGGTGTTGGCCGCGGCCGCGATGGGCGTGTACCTGCTCGTCGTCGTCGGCGCGACCACCTCCCTGACGGAAGCGGCGACCGCCTGCGGCGGCTGGCCCGCCTGCGGGACCGGCGCCGCCCTGCCGACGGCGACCGCGGGGTGGATCGCCCTCGGCCATCGAGCCCTCGCCGTCGTCGTCGGGATCCTCGTCGCCCTCTCCGCGGCGCTCGCGTGGCGGGAGAGGGCGGACCGCCGGGTCAGAGCCGCGCTCACGGTCGCGCTCGTCGTTTATCCGGCCCAAGCCGGGGTCGGCGCGCTCGTCGCGGTCGGCGACCTGCCCGACGCGCTCGGCTCCGCCCACCTCCTCCTCGGGATCGGCATCTTCGGCGCCGTCCTCGCGGCGCTCGCGTGGTGGCTGGAGGCCGAGACCGGGCACCCGGACGACGCCCCCGACGACTTCGAGCCCGGCACCGACCACCTCCCGCCGGTCGAGGAAGCGCCGGAGCCGTCGATCCCGTCTGCGACGCTCCCACGGCTGAAGGCGACCGCGACGGCGTACTTCCGGCTGATGAAGCCGCGGCTGATGTGGCTGCTCTGTCTCGTCGCCGCCGCCGCGATGGCGCTCGCGCAGCCGGTGGCGACCGCCGGCGCGCCCGGGTTCACGCCCCCGGTCGTGGCCGCCACGCTGGCCGGCGGCGCGCTCTCCATCGGCGCCTCCGGCACGTTCAACCACGTCCTCGAGCGCGACGTCGACAAGCGGATGCAACGCACCAGCGACCGCCCGCTCGCGACCGACCTCGTCCCCGTCCCGCACGCGCTCGCGTTCGGCGGCGCCCTGACGCTCGTCTCGCTCGCGCTGTTCTGGACGGTGAACCCGCTGACGGCCGCGCTCGGGCTGGTGGCGATCCTGTTTTACAGCGTCGTGTACACGCTCGTCCTCAAGCCGAACACGGTCCAAAACACCGTTATCGGCGGCGCGGCCGGCGCGCTCCCGGCGCTCATCGGCTGGGCCGCGGTGACGGGCGAGGTCGGCGGCGGCGGGCTGCTGCTCGCGGCCGTGATCTTCCTGTGGACGCCCGCGCACTTCTATAACCTCGCGTTAGCGTACAAGGACGACTACGAGCGCGGCGGCTTCCCGATGATGCCCGTCGTGCGCGGCGAGACGACGACCCGCCGCCACATCCTCTGGTACCTCGGCGCGACGCTGGTCGCCGCGGTCGCGCTCGCGGCGGCCGCCGACCCGCTCGGCGCGCTGTACGCCGTCGTCGGCGTCGGCGTCGGCGCCGTCTTCCTCTGGGCGGTCGTCCGGCTCCACTACGAGCAGACGGAGAGCGCGGCGTTCCGCGCGTTCCACGCCTCGAACGCCTACCTCGGCCTGCTGCTGTTCGCCGTCGTCTTCGACGCGTTGGTGGTGTGAGGCGGTCGGCGTCGTCGCGGTTCGTCGCAACCGTCCGCGACCCGCCCTTTTAATCCGGTTCGCGTCCTACCTCGCGGCATGACACGCGTCGAAGTCGAGTACTGCGTTCCCTGTGGCATGTTGAACCGCGCGCAGGACGTCTCGGAGGCGATCCTCAAACAGTTCGGCGAGGGAATTGACGAGGTCGCGCTGGTAACCGGTGACGACGGCGTGTTCGTCGTCCGGGTCGGCGACGAGGTCGTCTTCGACAAGACCGAAGACGAGTACGACGTCGACGCCATCGTCCGCGCGGTCAGGCCGCACGTCGGCGCGACGGCGTAGCCGCCGGCTCCGGCGTCGCCCCCTTCCTCGGCGAACGCCCCGCGATTCCTGACTCTCGTTCACACGCCACAAGCTAATTGTCCCTCGGCCGCGAACCGCCCCGACGATGTCGGACTCATCGAAACGGGCGCGAGGCGGGCCTCCGGCCGACGATCCGACGCGTGAGTCGGACGATCCGACGCTCGGCGGCGACGCCGCGCCCGCCGCTGACGACCGGCCGCAGCTCGCGCGGACCTGGTATCGGTCCCGGCTCGGGACCGCCGTCGTCGCCGTCGACATCCTCCTCACCGCCGTCCTCGCGGCCGCGGCGTCCGTGGCGATCGACGCGCCGTTCGCCGGGATCGCCGGTCTCGCTCCGGGGATCGTCCCGCCGTTCGTTCCGCTGTTCAGCCTGCTCGGCGCGCTGGGGTTCGTGTTCACGGCCTTAGTCGAGCGCTTCGACGCGTCGGTCGGCACGCTGGTCCGGTACAACCTCCGGCTGCCGGCCGCGCTGCCGCTCGGGGTCGGGGTCTACCTGCTCTCGGATCTCGTCCTCGGGCAGGGCGTCGACGAGGTGCCGCTCGTCGTCGGGACCGTCTTCCTCTCGGGGCTGTACGTGAACCTCGCGTACAAGCGCCTCGGCGCGCTGGCGCGCCGGCTCCTCCCCCGGGCCGCGGCGGGAGCGAGGACCGCTCGGGACGCGGCGGGAACTGACGGAGCGCGTGAGCGTCAGTCGCCCGCGTGAGCGTCAGTCGCCCGCGTGAGCGTCAGTCGCCCGCGTGAGCGTCAGTCGGGGTCGAACACCGCGCGCGCGGAGTTCGTCACCACGAGGATGCTGCTCGACGCCATCGCGAGCGCGGCTAACAGGGGGTTGAGGAGGCCGGACAGGGCCAACGGGATCGCGACCGCGTTGTAGACGAACGCCCAGCCGAGGTTCTGCTTCAGCCGCCGGTTCGTCCCGCGCGTGACGGCGAACAGCTCCGGGACCGCCGAGAGCCGGTCCTCGAGGAGGACCGCGTCCGCGGCGTCCGCCGCGAGGTCCGTCCCGGAGGCGATCGAGATACCCAGGTCGGCCGCGGCGAGCGCGGGCGCGTCGTTGCTCCCGTCGCCCACCATCGCGACCGACCGGTCGGCGCCGAGCCGCCGGACCGTCTCGGCCTTCGCCTCCGGCGGCACCTCGGCGAACACCTCGTCGATCGCGGGGTGCTCCGCGAACCGCGTCGCGGCCGCGGGCGCGTCGCCGGTGAGCACGACCACGCGCCGCCCGTCCGCGTCGAGGTCGCCGACGACCGCCTCCCACCCGTCGCGCACCTCGTCGCCGACGGTCAGGACCCCGCGCACGCGGCCGTCCCAGCCGACGTAGACGGGAACGTTCCCGCGGTCGCGGGCGGCCGCTCCCGCCTCGCGGAGCCGGTCCGAGACCGCCCACCCGCGCTCGGCGAACAGGTCGGGGTGGCCGACGACGACCTCGTCGTCGTCGACGCGCCCCGCAACCCCGCGGTCGAAGACGTCGACGTCGGTCGCGGCGGGGGCGTCGAGCGCGTCGACCTCGGCCGGCGGGCCGTCGCTCGGGTCCGCGGCGGCCGCGGCGCCGCCGTCGGTGGCCGGTCGCTCGCCCGACGTCTCTCCGGCATCTCCCAGCACACCCGCGACGATCGCCTCGGCGACCGGGTGGATCGAGGCGCGCTCGACGGCTGCCGCCCGTTCGCGGACGCGGTCGACCGAGGTCCCGTCCTCGGCGGTCGCGTCGAGCAGCCGCATCTCGCCGTCGGTGAGCGTCCCGGTCTTGTCGAAGACGACCGTGTCGACGTCGGCGGCCGCCTCGAAGACGGCGTCCGAGACGACGACGATGCCGCGCTTCGCCGCGTCGCGGATCCCGGCGGCGACCGCGAGCGGGGTGGCGAGCCCGAGCGCGCACGGACACGAGACGATCAGCACCGTCAGCCCGACGAGCGCGGCGTCGATCGGCGCCGAGCCGAGGGCGAGGGTGGCGGCGGCGCCGACGGTCGCGACCGCCACGACGAGGGGGACGAACACCGTCGCCAGCCGGTCGACGAGCCGCTGGATCCCGGACCGCGAGCTCTGGATCTCCCAGAGCAGTCGCACGAGGGTGTCGAGGGTGTTCGCCGCGTCCTCGCCGACCTCGATCACGACGGGCGAGTCGGTGACGACGGTGCCCCCGCGGACCGGGTCGCCCTCGCGTTTCGTCGCCGGCAGCGACTCGCCGGTGACCAAGGCCTCGTCGACCGCGGCGGTCCCCTCCGCGACGGTCCCGTCGAACGGCACGCGCTCGCCCGGACGGACGAGGAGGCGGTCGCCGGGATCGACCGCGTCGGCCGCGACGGTCTCGCCCGCCTCGGTCCGCACAGTGCGGTCGTCGGCCGTCGTCAGGTCGGCCAGCATCCCGGTCGCCCGCCGCTTGATTATCGACTCGTAGTGGTTGCCAGCGGTGACGACGAGGATGACCGCGATGGTCACGTCGAAGTAGAGATCGGTCCGGCCGACGAGCAGCGCGAGGGTGCTGTACGCGTACGAGCTCGTCGCCGCGAGCGACACGAGCAGGTCCATGTTCGGCTGTCGCGCCCGGAGGCTCACGTACGCGCCGCGCAAGATTGGGTAGCCGGTGTAAAACAGCACGATCGAGGCGAACAGCCAGATCTGCGCGAAGAGGTAGGTCCCGGAGACGCCGCCGAGGTCGACTATCGGCTCGTACCCGAAGTAGGTCGGATATAAGAAGAGGACGTACCACAGCATCGCCATCATCCCGAAGAAGCCGCCGCCGATGAGGAACCGCACAACGGCGTCGTCGTCCTCCGCGTCCGGGTCCGCGCGGTCGCTCGCCGAGTACCCCGCGACCGAGAGCCGGTCGGGCAGCTCGTCCGCGTCCACCGCGTCCGGGTCGTAGTCGACCCGGATCGTGTCGGTAGCGTAGCTCGCCTCGGCGGCCGCAACCCCGTCCTGCTCGCCGGCCGTCATCTCGAGGAACGACTCGCAGGTCGCGCAGTGCATCCCGTCGACGTGGAGGAACGTCGTCTCGCCGTCGAACTCCTCGCCCGGCGTCGCGTCCGGGCGCCGCGCGTCGAGGTCGTCGAGGTCCTCGACGTCGTCGAGCGAGCGCGCGACGGTCAGACAGCCCCGACAGCAGAACTCGCCGTCGACGTCGGGGGCCGTGTGCGGGTCGTCCCCGGTCGGGAGGTCACAGAGTGTACAGCCTGTCATGCGTGGTCAGTTCGGATTCTCTCCGGGCGGTCAGTTCGGGCTCCCTCCGGGCGGTCAGTTCGGGCTCCCTCCGGGCGGTCAGTTCGGGCTCCCTCCGGGCGATCAGTCGGCCGCATCTGGCGGTCCAGCGGTGCGTTCGGGCCGGTTACGCGTGTTCCGGCTCGTCTGCGTCACCGGTGAATCCCGGTAGGCTCCCGCCGGTCGCGATCCGGAGGCTCGCCCAGATGAGCAGGACGTTCACCAGCGTCACCGCCACGACGAACTCCGCCCGGTCGGCGATGAACACCACCGCGGGGACGAGCCCGCCGAGGACGAGGAGTACGGCCTGTTGGATCGAGAAGTTCATACCCGACACAAGGCTTCCCTGAGCATATATAATGCCCGTGTTTTCACGGTTCGAGAACGGGTAGGTGTTATATGTTCCCCTGACCATAACCGGACCTATGGGCCAAAATGAGGCCGTACACGCCGGCACGGAAGACGGGGGCGGCGACGCCGAGGAGTTCGACCCGATCGGCACGCTCACGCTGATCGGGATCTACTTCGTGATATTGGTGCTCGCATGGGTGTCTATATACTTCGTAGAGTTCCTCGGACGAGACCTCGTCATCGTGGGGTGATCAGACATGCACATCCACGCGTACGAAAAACTCTGGCTCGCGCTTTCGATCGTGTTGATCCTCGCCCTTATCGGGACCGTGACGTACGGCGCCGTCGGTCCGGGCGTGGCGATGGTCGCCGACTCGCAGTCAACGATCGATGCCGGGGGATCGACGAGGACGAGCGGTTCTCGGAACCCCGGGTCGAGCGGGTCGGTGAAAACGAGTACGAGGCGTACGTCGTCGCCTACCAGTTCGGCTTCGAACCGACCCCGATCGTCGTGCCGGCGAACAGCACCGTGACGTTACAAGTGACTTCCCGGGACGTGATCCACGGCTTCGAGGTGGTCGGCACGGGCGCGAACACGATGGTCGTTCCGGGCGAGGTCTCGGAGATCACGGTCGAGACCGACGAGCCCACCGAGTACGGGATCGTCTGTAACGAGTACTGCGGCGCGGGCCACCACGTCATGGAAGGGAAGCTCCACGTCGTCAGCCAGTCGGAGTTCGAGAACCGAGGAGGTGACTCGGAGTGAGCACTGCCCTCGAGTCCGAGCAGACGTTCGTCGACAAGTTCCCGGACGAGGCGCGCGTCGTCCGCGCGGCCTTCCTGAGCTCCTTTTTCGCCCTGTTCCTCGGCGCGGTGTTCGGGATCATCCAGACGCTCCACCGGACCGACGTCGCGCGGATCATCCCTTCGACGGACTACTACACCGTCCTCACGGCTCACGGCGTCTTCATGGTGATCAGCTTCACGATCTTCTTCCTCGTCGGGCTGTTCACCTGGGCGGTGACGCGGAGCCTTGACCGGCCGCTGTTGAACATCAAGATCACGTGGACGTGGTACGGGCTGATGGCGACCGGCATGACGCTCACCGGCATCTCGATTCTCGCCGGGTTCGTCGACTCCATCGACATGAGCGCGGACGTACTGTACACCTTCTACGCGCCGCTTCAGGCCCACCCGCTGTTCTACGCCGGACTCGCGGTGTTCATCGTCGGTACGTGGATCGCGGGCGCGGACTGGTTCCGGACGTTCCTCGCGTGGCGGCGCGACCACCCGGACGAGCGGATCCCGCTCCAGACGTTCATGGTGTTGACGACGATGACGATGTGGTACATCGCCTCGTCCGCCGTTGCGGCCTCCGTGCTGCTGTTCCTCCTGCCGTGGTCGCTCGGCTTCATCGAGCAGGTGAACCCGACGCTCACCCGGACGCTGTTCTGGTTCTTCGGCCACCCGGTCGTCTACTTCTGGCTGATGCCGGCGTACCTGCTCTGGTACACCGTCCTCCCGAAGATCGCCGGCGGACGGCTGTTCAGCGACCCGCTGGCCCGGGTCGTGTTCGTGCTGTTCGTCCTCCTCTCGACGCCGGTCGGGATCCACCACCAGTACCTCGACCCCGGCATCGCGGAGGGGTTCAAGTTCATCTCCATGACGAACACGATGTTCCTGCTGTTGCCCAGCCTGCTCACCGCGTTCACCGTCGTCGCGAGCGTCGAGTACGGCGCTCGGAAGAACGGCGGCAGCGGACTGCTCGGCTGGCTCACGCACCTCCCGTGGCGGAAGCCGGAGTTCACCGGCATGATGCTCGCCGGGCTGATGTTCGCGGCCGGCGGCTTCTCCGGGATGGTCAACGCGGGGATGAACATCAACTACCTCATCCACAACACGCTGTGGGTGCCCGGGCACTTCCACCTCACCGTCGGGACCGCGGTGGCGCTGACGATGATGGCCGGAATCTACTGGCTCTGGCCGCAGATCAGCAACAAGCCGATCTACAGCAGTCAGATCGGGCTGTTCCAGGTCGTGCTCTGGTTCATCGGCATGGCGCTGATGTCGAACGCGATGCACGCGCAGGGCCTGCTCGGCGTGCCGCGGCGGACCGCCGAACCGGAGTACTCCGGCTTCGACTACCCGACGATGTTCGGCGGCTTCGAGGAGCTGAACATCCAGATCGCGATCGGCGGGACGCTGCTTTTCGTCTCGACGATCCTGTTCCTCGGGAACCTCGCGTTGACGATGGGGAACCCGAAGGTCGCCGGGCTCGCGGAGCCGCTTCCGAGCCCGGTCTCCGGCGCGGAGGACGCCCCGCAGGTGCTCGATAACCTCCGCCTGTGGGTGAGCATCGCGCTCGTCCTCGTCGTCCTCGCGTACGCACTCCCGATCGCGGCGATCATCAGCCGCGGCGGGCTGCTCGGACCGGGCGTCGGTACCTATCCGGTGTGGCTCGCGCCGCTGCTCGACGCGCTCGCGAACGCGGCGGCGACGCTGCTCGGGGGCATCGCCGACACGTCGGCCTCGCTCGCCGAGGTGGTCGGATGACCGTCGACGTGAGCCGCGGCGGGCTACTCGTGACGCTCGCCATCTTCGGCGTGATCGTCTACGAGATGCGGACCGTCCTCGACTTCGTCGGGGTCGAACTGCCGATCATCCCGTACATGGCGGCCG is a window encoding:
- a CDS encoding adenylyltransferase/cytidyltransferase family protein is translated as MTRVVAQGTFDLLHPGHVHYLEDAATYGDELHAIVARRTNVTHKPEPILCARQRRDMVEALDAVDEAHLGDPEDVFVPIERLDPDVIVLGFDQHHDEADIADALDSRGIDCRVERASGREPKYEDELLSSGDIVDRILRERGERGEDGDATSP
- a CDS encoding Mov34/MPN/PAD-1 family protein, translated to MRLFRSDELLGIARETLEFVLEASEETHPNEYMGFLRADDARKLDLDREGQVITDVLVIPGTESSPTSATVRTNMKPNDMRSVGSVHSHPNGALRPSDADLATFGQGKVHIIVGAPYGWGDWKAFDNDGTQTTLDVLDVEVPDEHFFDFTQADIDRELDERDSGGFLSWFR
- a CDS encoding heme o synthase encodes the protein MKIPDKFPAVLAAAAMGVYLLVVVGATTSLTEAATACGGWPACGTGAALPTATAGWIALGHRALAVVVGILVALSAALAWRERADRRVRAALTVALVVYPAQAGVGALVAVGDLPDALGSAHLLLGIGIFGAVLAALAWWLEAETGHPDDAPDDFEPGTDHLPPVEEAPEPSIPSATLPRLKATATAYFRLMKPRLMWLLCLVAAAAMALAQPVATAGAPGFTPPVVAATLAGGALSIGASGTFNHVLERDVDKRMQRTSDRPLATDLVPVPHALAFGGALTLVSLALFWTVNPLTAALGLVAILFYSVVYTLVLKPNTVQNTVIGGAAGALPALIGWAAVTGEVGGGGLLLAAVIFLWTPAHFYNLALAYKDDYERGGFPMMPVVRGETTTRRHILWYLGATLVAAVALAAAADPLGALYAVVGVGVGAVFLWAVVRLHYEQTESAAFRAFHASNAYLGLLLFAVVFDALVV
- a CDS encoding HEAT repeat domain-containing protein; this encodes MSNGDDDPADASEEADAADDGGDADESMGTAAAPTLPDDATEESLNEYLDEIAERLEAAETEADLDDVEALLDDAETGIEGADLPEPDEDDEDADDPRGDLEDRVAELRDGVEEARGPYGEDVIDAIEAASGTVADTEWTEDGHEDVAAAVASFVDEAADAIDEAAADAIDEADEDPEALLGEAADDEETAAAGPIPVDQLTAALDAVAAAVAEAGFDADEDADAIAALLEATDDLEAGLDDAEEWDDLETHEQLRAQGYYDVLGHYKDFPVEWAALKEHEAQGNVDMILLALDSLQSEFMERHCLEAFERMGKRGKTEDSVQEILGRAEKRDQPAIRILGKMAAAKATDTLVEYVGEDSNPQLQKTVFKALGEIGAPEAVQPLANQLDPDGDTDELVRPHAARALGLIGDARAVDPLADALEDDPSDDVRAAAGWALRQIGTREALEAVAEYADEHSFVVSTEGEKAERALDEAEPAPTA
- a CDS encoding SelT/SelW/SelH family protein, coding for MTRVEVEYCVPCGMLNRAQDVSEAILKQFGEGIDEVALVTGDDGVFVVRVGDEVVFDKTEDEYDVDAIVRAVRPHVGATA
- a CDS encoding DHH family phosphoesterase gives rise to the protein MSENTAGDSGTRGDSSPEPDADAAEGTADDRPDHATDDRSQNATDDRPTVYDLAPDCTLEDAEADALYHAEVNGVVDYGVFVDLSDAVSGLVHESNLDGEYAVGDRLIVRLTEVKENGDIAFDDVDPDDYRTEAVAHEPTVSRVRGLTPGDEVTVEGEVVQAKQTGGPTIFAVADASGVLSCAAFESAGVRAYPEVEVGDMVHVAGTIESREDALQLEVDSLKRLPDERAAEARERFEAALEERAEPADVDPLVDWEAFEPIHEDLRELARLLRRTVLAGRPIRVRHHADGDGMCAAIPVQLALENLIEEVHGDPDSPRHLFKRLPSKAPYYEMEDVTRDLNFALEGRARHGQKLPFLLMLDNGSTEEDVPAYENLAHYDIPIAAVDHHHPDPEAVEPLLDAHVNPYLHGEDYRVTTGMMCVELARLIDPSLTEELEHVPAVAGLSDRSKAEAMDDYVALAEEAGYDESDLLDIGEALDYAAHWLRYSEGKTLVNDALNVGCDDEERHEELVEFLSERAERDVERQLDAVDDHVEHERLASGAHLYRIDLDEYAHRFTYPAPGKTTGELHDAKVKETGDPVITIGYGPDFCVLRSDGVRLDIPNMVTELNEELPEAGVSGGGHLVVGSIKFVKGRRSEVIETLVEKMAGAEIDEALSSTIALDD